The proteins below are encoded in one region of Leptospira johnsonii:
- a CDS encoding LysR family transcriptional regulator, giving the protein MDLAKLRSFIVVAEELNFRKSAEILGMSQPPLTRLISSFEEELSTKLFERSTRHVKLTGAGVYLLKEGREIIAKAENIEREVRSIGKLKAGGLSIGFSTTTFMASLPQIINEFQDRFPRIKLQLQQESRRWIIKGLKSAQFDICFLEGVVSDPHLEKHPVHDEVLGVLVPKKHPLAKREEIEFKELKDETIILHPKKDSGSFYDTISSLFKQSGIKPKVYIKKERESCPILVATGKGVSLTILGAQNFAPRDTKFVPIKQLYLPVSVFYIPENKNPSLKTFLSFVSESSFIKNKHAECLMDVMRL; this is encoded by the coding sequence ATGGATTTAGCTAAATTAAGATCTTTTATAGTAGTCGCTGAGGAATTAAACTTTCGAAAGAGTGCAGAAATTTTAGGAATGTCCCAGCCTCCTCTTACCCGATTGATCTCCTCTTTCGAAGAGGAGCTTTCTACCAAATTATTCGAAAGGTCTACAAGGCATGTAAAACTTACCGGGGCGGGAGTGTATCTTTTAAAAGAAGGTAGGGAAATCATCGCAAAAGCGGAAAACATAGAAAGAGAAGTCCGTTCTATAGGTAAGCTCAAAGCTGGGGGGCTCAGCATCGGTTTTTCCACGACTACATTTATGGCTAGTTTACCTCAGATCATTAACGAGTTCCAGGATCGTTTTCCTAGGATCAAATTACAACTTCAGCAGGAATCTAGAAGATGGATCATCAAAGGCCTAAAATCTGCTCAGTTCGATATTTGTTTTTTAGAAGGAGTAGTGTCTGATCCTCATTTGGAAAAACATCCCGTCCATGACGAGGTGCTTGGTGTGCTTGTTCCGAAAAAACATCCTCTTGCTAAAAGAGAAGAGATTGAATTTAAGGAATTAAAGGACGAAACCATCATATTACATCCTAAAAAGGACTCAGGTAGTTTTTACGATACGATCTCTTCTCTTTTTAAACAAAGCGGGATTAAACCCAAGGTGTACATAAAGAAAGAAAGAGAAAGTTGCCCAATCTTGGTTGCGACTGGAAAGGGGGTTTCTTTGACAATTTTGGGAGCTCAGAATTTTGCACCTAGGGATACTAAATTTGTTCCGATCAAACAATTGTATCTGCCTGTTTCCGTTTTTTATATTCCGGAAAATAAAAATCCTTCCTTAAAGACTTTTTTAAGCTTTGTATCCGAAAGTAGTTTTATCAAAAACAAACATGCGGAATGCCTCATGGATGTAATGAGGCTATAA
- the cysT gene encoding sulfate ABC transporter permease subunit CysT: protein MKLIFRPYSKTSFGLSLGLTVFYLSLLVIIPLSALFFKSATLGVSGLWEVFSEDRIQQALYLSFGAGGVAAIINLFVGFLFAWVLVRYNFPGKKILDSLVDLPFTLPTAVAGIALTTIYAPSGFIGKYLTPYGIKIAYTPIGIVIALVFIGFPFVVRTVQPILEDLPKELEESAYCLGASRFQTFTKVILPELVPSLLAGTSMAFARGIGEYGSVVFISGNLPGKTEILPLLIVTKLEQYEYAKATGIAVLMLVLSFMIMFGINYLQNRASRRLG, encoded by the coding sequence TTGAAACTGATTTTCCGTCCCTATTCAAAAACAAGCTTCGGTCTGTCCTTAGGACTCACCGTATTCTACCTAAGCTTACTAGTCATTATTCCATTATCCGCATTATTTTTTAAATCTGCGACCTTAGGCGTTTCCGGACTCTGGGAAGTTTTTTCAGAGGATAGGATCCAGCAAGCTCTGTATTTAAGTTTCGGAGCGGGAGGAGTCGCAGCTATTATCAATCTATTCGTTGGATTTTTATTCGCCTGGGTTTTGGTTCGTTACAATTTTCCAGGTAAAAAGATCTTAGATTCACTTGTAGATCTTCCGTTCACTCTTCCCACCGCGGTCGCAGGGATTGCATTAACCACAATCTATGCTCCTAGCGGTTTTATCGGAAAATATCTCACACCTTATGGGATCAAGATCGCATACACTCCGATCGGGATCGTGATCGCTTTAGTATTCATAGGATTTCCATTCGTAGTCAGAACCGTTCAACCAATCCTGGAAGATCTTCCTAAGGAATTAGAAGAAAGCGCTTATTGTTTAGGAGCGAGCAGGTTCCAAACTTTCACCAAGGTAATCCTACCGGAGTTAGTTCCCTCTCTACTCGCAGGAACAAGCATGGCATTTGCTAGAGGTATTGGAGAATACGGATCAGTCGTTTTTATTTCAGGAAACCTTCCAGGCAAAACTGAAATCCTTCCATTACTCATAGTTACCAAATTGGAACAGTACGAATACGCAAAAGCGACAGGGATCGCAGTACTTATGTTGGTTCTTTCCTTTATGATCATGTTCGGGATCAACTATCTGCAAAACAGAGCCTCCAGGAGACTAGGATGA
- a CDS encoding acetyl-CoA carboxylase family protein — protein sequence MKLSKLLIANRGEVSIRIARAASRIGVPTVSVYSEDDSNSRHRLATDVSSPLKGRGAKAYLDQEDILSIAQREGCDAIHPGYGFLSENSDFARRCGDLKINFVGPNPKTLEVLGDKLKAVLLAESLGVPSLPGLRKVIDLKEAKEFHSKNGIFLLKAIAGGGGRGIRIINSTEELEAKFKSCSEEALHSFGNSNLYAEKYLPIARHVEVQIFGDGSGNILHFWDRDCSLQRKNQKLVEIAPAPFLDPKLREKIISYSLKMASHLSYKSLGTFEFLISPDSEIYFIESNPRLQVEHTITEEITGVDLVETQLEIASGKSFQEIGLDQKKIGPPNGYAIQIRINSETWDQKGEILPSSGKIKVFEPSSGPGIRVDTSVYSGYEVGPNFDSLLAKLIVHSKHFEFSKLIHSAYRALSEFRIEGVKTNLPLLLNVLRRKELDTYEVWTRFIEENIRELLSTSEADHKIYNFEITGDHNLENSKIKEEVPEGLLSFHSPMTGSLIEIYSKEGEAIRKGEKVALLSSMKMEHLLQSETTGIVEKVLVEPGKVVSEGDVLVWIRPEDLEHSSFHHSEEIDPNHIRPDLKEVIDRLTLNEDIARPQAVSKRHKRGQRTARENVADLCDPGTFVEYGSLAIAAQRRRRSLEELIKLSPADGLIAGLGTVNGELFDPRLARVSVLAYDYTVFMGTQGAMNHKKTDRFLEMVEGQKLPLVFFTEGGGGRPGEVDMPAVAGLDLHTFRKYAGLKGKSLRIAIASGRCFAGNAALFGASDIRIATEDSNIGMGGPVMVKGGGLGNFSAEEIGPAETQTKNGVIDILVKNEEEAVLTAKKALSYFQGDIKKFEYKDQKILRTLIPENRLRSYEIRSIISSLADTDSVLEFRKDFAKGIVTSLIRIEGRPLGLIANNPTHLGGAIDAEGAEKAAEFAEFCDLNKLPLLFLCDTPGFMVGPEAEKKGLVRKAAKFFEAGASLQVPVFTIILRKGYGLGAMAMAAGSFHSPVFTISWPTGEFGAMGIEGEIRTGYQKELAEVKDWKERQILFERLVAEAYERGKAINMASYLEIDAVIDPAESRKWILRGYDSCI from the coding sequence ATGAAATTATCCAAATTATTGATCGCGAATCGGGGCGAAGTTTCCATCCGGATCGCAAGAGCTGCTTCCAGAATAGGAGTTCCTACAGTCTCAGTCTATTCGGAAGACGATTCCAATTCGAGACATAGATTAGCGACTGATGTTTCCAGCCCTCTTAAAGGAAGAGGTGCGAAAGCATATTTAGACCAGGAAGATATACTATCTATCGCGCAGAGAGAAGGTTGTGATGCCATTCATCCAGGTTATGGATTTTTAAGTGAGAATTCCGACTTCGCAAGAAGATGTGGAGATTTGAAGATCAACTTTGTAGGTCCTAATCCCAAGACACTCGAGGTCTTGGGAGATAAATTAAAAGCGGTCTTACTCGCAGAATCCTTAGGAGTTCCTAGTCTGCCTGGACTTCGTAAGGTAATCGATCTAAAAGAAGCCAAAGAATTCCATTCCAAAAACGGAATATTTCTTTTGAAAGCGATTGCCGGAGGAGGTGGAAGGGGCATCCGTATCATAAACAGCACAGAAGAACTAGAAGCAAAATTCAAAAGTTGCTCGGAAGAGGCACTACATTCATTCGGAAATTCTAATTTATATGCGGAAAAATATCTGCCAATCGCAAGACATGTGGAGGTCCAGATCTTTGGAGATGGTTCTGGGAATATTCTTCATTTTTGGGACAGGGATTGTTCTCTCCAAAGAAAAAACCAAAAATTAGTAGAGATTGCGCCTGCTCCTTTTTTAGATCCTAAGCTCCGAGAAAAGATCATCTCTTATTCTTTGAAGATGGCTTCTCATCTTTCTTATAAAAGTTTAGGTACTTTTGAATTTTTGATCAGTCCAGACTCCGAGATATATTTTATAGAATCCAATCCAAGATTGCAGGTAGAACATACGATCACTGAAGAGATCACTGGAGTAGATCTTGTGGAAACGCAGTTGGAGATTGCTTCCGGAAAATCCTTCCAAGAGATCGGGTTGGATCAGAAAAAAATAGGTCCTCCTAACGGTTATGCGATCCAGATCAGGATCAACTCGGAAACCTGGGACCAAAAAGGAGAGATTTTACCTTCTTCCGGAAAGATAAAAGTATTCGAGCCTAGTTCCGGTCCTGGGATAAGAGTGGATACTTCCGTATATTCCGGCTACGAGGTCGGTCCTAATTTTGATTCCTTACTTGCAAAATTAATCGTTCATTCTAAACACTTCGAGTTCTCAAAACTGATCCATTCTGCGTATCGTGCCTTATCCGAATTTAGGATAGAAGGTGTCAAAACAAATCTCCCCCTTCTTCTAAACGTGCTAAGAAGAAAAGAACTCGATACCTACGAAGTTTGGACCAGGTTTATAGAAGAGAATATCAGAGAACTTCTTTCTACTTCTGAAGCAGACCATAAAATATATAATTTTGAAATAACAGGGGATCATAATTTAGAGAATTCTAAAATAAAAGAAGAAGTTCCTGAAGGACTGTTGTCTTTTCATTCTCCTATGACTGGAAGTCTTATTGAAATTTACTCTAAGGAAGGGGAGGCTATTCGGAAGGGAGAAAAGGTCGCTCTTCTTTCTTCCATGAAGATGGAACATCTTTTGCAGTCTGAAACTACAGGTATCGTTGAAAAAGTTTTGGTCGAGCCTGGAAAGGTTGTTTCGGAAGGAGACGTATTGGTTTGGATCCGACCGGAAGATCTGGAACATTCTTCTTTTCATCATTCGGAAGAGATCGATCCGAATCATATTCGCCCTGATCTGAAAGAAGTGATAGATCGTCTAACTTTGAACGAAGATATTGCGAGACCTCAAGCTGTTTCTAAAAGGCATAAAAGAGGACAAAGGACTGCAAGAGAGAATGTGGCGGATCTTTGTGATCCGGGAACTTTTGTAGAATACGGAAGCCTTGCCATTGCCGCCCAGAGAAGAAGAAGGTCCCTGGAAGAATTGATCAAACTCAGTCCGGCGGATGGACTTATTGCAGGTCTTGGAACAGTGAATGGAGAATTATTCGATCCTCGCTTAGCAAGAGTTTCAGTACTCGCTTATGATTATACGGTTTTTATGGGAACCCAAGGTGCTATGAACCATAAAAAGACGGATCGATTTTTAGAAATGGTAGAAGGCCAAAAACTTCCTTTGGTATTTTTTACAGAAGGTGGAGGAGGTCGTCCCGGAGAAGTGGATATGCCTGCAGTTGCAGGTTTGGATCTGCATACGTTTCGTAAGTATGCGGGCTTAAAAGGAAAAAGCCTGAGGATTGCGATCGCTTCCGGTAGATGTTTTGCGGGGAATGCTGCCTTATTCGGAGCGAGCGATATCAGGATCGCAACAGAAGATTCTAATATAGGTATGGGTGGTCCCGTGATGGTAAAAGGTGGGGGACTTGGGAACTTCTCCGCAGAGGAGATCGGTCCTGCGGAGACCCAAACCAAAAACGGTGTAATCGATATATTAGTGAAAAATGAAGAAGAGGCGGTCCTAACTGCGAAAAAGGCTCTCTCTTATTTTCAAGGAGATATCAAAAAATTCGAATATAAGGACCAGAAGATCCTAAGGACTCTCATTCCTGAAAACCGTTTGAGGTCCTATGAGATACGTTCTATCATTTCTTCCTTAGCGGATACCGATTCCGTTCTGGAATTCAGAAAGGATTTTGCAAAAGGAATTGTGACTTCTCTTATCCGAATAGAAGGCAGGCCATTAGGTTTAATTGCGAATAATCCGACTCATCTCGGAGGAGCGATCGATGCAGAAGGGGCGGAGAAGGCCGCCGAGTTTGCGGAATTTTGCGATCTGAACAAACTTCCACTATTATTTCTTTGTGATACGCCAGGCTTCATGGTTGGACCGGAGGCAGAGAAGAAAGGACTTGTACGTAAGGCCGCTAAATTTTTCGAAGCAGGTGCATCTTTGCAGGTTCCAGTGTTTACGATCATTCTCAGAAAAGGATATGGTCTGGGTGCAATGGCAATGGCTGCGGGCAGTTTCCATTCTCCTGTATTTACTATCTCGTGGCCAACGGGAGAATTCGGGGCGATGGGCATAGAAGGAGAAATTAGAACGGGATATCAAAAGGAACTTGCAGAAGTTAAGGATTGGAAAGAGAGGCAAATTTTATTCGAGCGTTTGGTTGCCGAGGCTTATGAAAGAGGTAAGGCGATCAATATGGCTTCGTACCTGGAAATAGACGCCGTGATCGACCCTGCCGAATCCAGGAAATGGATCTTGAGAGGATATGATTCCTGCATTTAG
- a CDS encoding NAD(P)/FAD-dependent oxidoreductase: protein MKFDFEALIIGGGPAGLSAALALGRMSRTALVCDDSRPRNAASSHLNNFPTRDGIHPAEWRKLVRKDLEKYNTISFFEGSVLSVEKSGPGFAAKLSSDKTFYFKKVILAYGVEDEHLPIPGYKELWGKSIFHCPYCHGFEVKGSKIGLIGNGDMLMYMLPLIFDLASDLIVFTNGKAELQEEQKDLLKKKKIRLIEEKITGFIYEGEKLKAVTFENEETIEREALYALPSFPFKLKSKIGEELGCEKDKFGFYKVGEKGKTSVDGVYACGDNASGAHSVLLAAASGGMAGAGIVHELLSEKLFE from the coding sequence ATGAAATTTGATTTTGAAGCATTGATCATAGGCGGAGGTCCTGCGGGACTCAGCGCTGCATTGGCCTTGGGAAGAATGAGCAGGACCGCTCTAGTCTGCGACGACAGTCGACCGAGAAACGCAGCTTCTTCCCATTTGAATAACTTTCCGACCAGGGACGGGATCCACCCGGCAGAATGGAGAAAGTTGGTCAGAAAAGATTTAGAAAAATATAATACGATCTCCTTTTTCGAAGGGAGCGTTCTTTCCGTAGAAAAATCAGGACCCGGCTTTGCCGCAAAATTATCGTCAGATAAAACATTTTATTTTAAGAAGGTCATTCTTGCATACGGTGTAGAAGACGAACATCTTCCGATCCCCGGATATAAGGAACTCTGGGGTAAATCCATTTTCCATTGTCCCTATTGCCATGGTTTCGAAGTGAAAGGCTCCAAGATAGGCTTGATAGGAAACGGAGACATGTTGATGTATATGCTTCCCCTAATATTCGATCTCGCTTCCGATTTAATAGTTTTTACGAATGGAAAAGCTGAGTTACAGGAAGAACAAAAAGACTTATTGAAGAAAAAAAAGATCCGGCTAATAGAAGAAAAGATTACCGGCTTTATATACGAAGGCGAAAAACTAAAAGCCGTCACTTTTGAAAATGAAGAGACTATAGAAAGAGAGGCTCTTTATGCACTTCCTTCTTTTCCTTTCAAACTCAAATCCAAAATTGGAGAAGAACTTGGTTGTGAAAAAGACAAGTTCGGCTTCTACAAAGTTGGAGAAAAAGGAAAGACAAGTGTAGATGGCGTCTATGCTTGCGGGGACAATGCAAGCGGCGCTCATTCCGTTTTATTAGCCGCTGCCTCAGGAGGTATGGCTGGGGCAGGTATAGTTCACGAATTGTTAAGTGAAAAATTGTTCGAGTAG
- a CDS encoding sulfate/molybdate ABC transporter ATP-binding protein, producing MSIEIRNVSKRFGKFQALDQVDLTIPNGDLVALLGPSGSGKTTLLRMIAGLDTPDEGEILFNGEKSKSKNSKDRGVGFVFQHYALFRHMTIFENIAFGLKVRPRSTRPSKEEIQEKVFQLLKLVQLENFHARFPFELSGGQRQRVALARALAIEPKFLLLDEPFGALDAKVRKELRTWLRRLHDEIHITSVFVTHDQEEALEVSDSIVILRSGKIEQIGTPDEVYNKPKTPFVFHFLGDVNLFHGRIHEGTAKIGDLNVDTPEHSDVVDKEGVAYVRPYDVEISRNSSQGIPAEIQYIHSTGRNVRIELKRLDSGTLIESLLDQSTFKELNLLPGETVYLRIRKAKVYVEYLEDFSI from the coding sequence ATGTCTATTGAAATTCGAAATGTAAGTAAACGATTCGGAAAATTCCAAGCTTTGGATCAAGTGGACCTGACCATCCCGAATGGAGATCTAGTCGCGCTACTCGGACCTTCCGGAAGCGGAAAGACGACGTTATTAAGAATGATCGCAGGTCTTGATACTCCGGACGAAGGAGAGATCCTATTCAACGGAGAAAAATCCAAATCCAAAAATTCTAAGGACAGAGGAGTAGGATTCGTATTCCAACATTATGCACTCTTTAGGCATATGACGATTTTTGAAAATATCGCATTCGGCTTAAAGGTCCGCCCTAGATCCACAAGACCTTCTAAAGAAGAGATCCAAGAGAAGGTATTCCAACTTTTAAAATTGGTACAGTTGGAAAATTTCCATGCAAGATTTCCTTTTGAATTATCCGGAGGACAAAGACAAAGGGTGGCATTGGCGAGAGCCTTAGCGATAGAACCTAAGTTTTTACTTTTGGATGAACCTTTCGGAGCTTTGGACGCAAAGGTAAGAAAAGAATTACGCACTTGGCTCCGAAGACTACACGACGAAATCCATATCACGAGCGTATTCGTGACTCATGACCAAGAAGAAGCGTTGGAAGTCAGCGACTCGATTGTCATCTTAAGATCCGGAAAAATAGAACAGATCGGCACGCCCGACGAAGTGTATAATAAACCTAAGACACCTTTCGTTTTCCACTTCTTAGGAGACGTGAATCTTTTCCATGGAAGGATCCACGAGGGAACCGCAAAGATCGGAGACTTGAATGTAGACACACCGGAACATTCCGACGTTGTGGACAAAGAGGGAGTCGCTTACGTTAGACCGTACGATGTGGAAATTTCCAGAAATTCTTCCCAAGGGATCCCTGCAGAAATACAATATATCCATTCTACAGGTAGAAATGTAAGAATTGAATTAAAACGTTTAGATTCGGGAACTTTGATCGAGTCCTTGTTGGACCAATCTACTTTTAAAGAGTTAAATCTACTTCCTGGAGAAACAGTTTATCTCAGGATCAGAAAAGCGAAAGTATATGTAGAATATCTGGAAGATTTTTCGATCTAG
- a CDS encoding sulfate ABC transporter substrate-binding protein yields MKAKSKNSILRSIANGIGALALISIFSLAAYAEDTLLNVSFDPTRELYEEINKKFVEAWKKKSGKDLTIQQSHGGSGKQARAVIDGLEADVVTLALAYDIDSIVSNSGAVSKDWEKAFPNHSTPYYSTIVFLVRKGNPKGIKDWDDVVKPGIGVITPNPKTSGGARWNYLAAWGFAKKQYKTEEKAIEFVRNLYKNTSVLDTGARGSTTTFVQRGIGDVLLAWENEAELALSESRKANGGNAQFEVVYPSTSILAETPVAIVEKVAAKKGTQEVAKAYLDFLYTKEGQEIIAKHFFRPNDAAILKANVAKFPKLNLFDVRSIEGSWAAAHKKHFADGGLFDSIYSEAKK; encoded by the coding sequence ATGAAAGCAAAATCTAAAAATTCTATACTCCGGTCAATTGCCAACGGAATCGGCGCTCTGGCCTTAATCAGTATTTTCTCATTAGCCGCATATGCGGAAGATACCCTGTTAAACGTTTCTTTCGACCCGACTCGGGAGCTTTACGAAGAAATTAACAAAAAATTCGTAGAGGCTTGGAAGAAGAAGTCCGGCAAAGACCTTACTATCCAACAATCCCATGGCGGATCCGGAAAACAAGCTAGAGCGGTAATCGACGGATTAGAAGCGGATGTAGTCACTCTTGCACTTGCTTACGATATCGATAGTATCGTTTCTAATAGCGGTGCAGTCTCCAAAGATTGGGAGAAAGCATTCCCGAACCATTCTACTCCATACTATTCTACAATCGTGTTCTTAGTCAGAAAAGGAAATCCTAAAGGGATCAAAGACTGGGACGATGTGGTTAAACCAGGGATCGGAGTGATCACACCAAACCCTAAAACTTCCGGTGGAGCTCGCTGGAACTATTTAGCTGCTTGGGGATTCGCTAAAAAACAATATAAAACCGAAGAAAAGGCGATCGAGTTCGTGAGAAACCTCTACAAGAACACTTCCGTTCTGGATACAGGTGCCAGAGGTTCCACTACTACTTTCGTCCAAAGAGGGATCGGTGATGTTCTTCTTGCTTGGGAAAATGAAGCAGAACTTGCTCTATCCGAGTCCAGAAAAGCAAACGGTGGAAATGCTCAATTCGAAGTGGTTTATCCAAGCACCAGTATTCTTGCGGAAACTCCTGTAGCAATCGTTGAAAAAGTGGCTGCTAAAAAAGGAACCCAAGAAGTAGCAAAAGCTTATTTGGATTTCTTATACACCAAAGAAGGCCAGGAAATCATCGCAAAACATTTCTTCCGTCCGAACGATGCAGCTATCCTAAAAGCGAATGTTGCAAAATTCCCTAAACTCAATTTGTTCGATGTGAGAAGTATAGAAGGTTCCTGGGCAGCAGCTCATAAAAAACATTTCGCTGACGGCGGTCTTTTCGACTCCATCTACAGCGAAGCAAAGAAGTAA
- the cysW gene encoding sulfate ABC transporter permease subunit CysW: protein MKETESVWIRLSLIFAVLVLAFIILILPITVVFLEAFAQGWEAYLKGLQDSDTIAAMIMTLKVAGIAVPLNTAFGLIAAFLLTRFEFPGKNILLTIIDSPFAVSPVISGLIFLLLFGKQGWMGDILEEWNIKIVFNTPGLVIATVFITLPFVARELIPLMQSQGKEEEEAGILLGASLYQTFIKIIIPNIKWGLLYGLILCNARAMGEFGAVSVLSGHIRGKTNTLPLQIEMLYNEYNSVGAFSAASVLVFLSLLTLLLKTILERNLHRKEEMEIPETTGLGKEKNTNAQVSKS from the coding sequence ATGAAAGAAACAGAATCCGTTTGGATCCGCTTATCTTTGATCTTTGCGGTCTTAGTTCTTGCATTCATCATTCTAATCCTTCCGATCACAGTAGTCTTCTTAGAAGCGTTCGCACAAGGTTGGGAAGCTTACTTAAAAGGATTACAGGATAGCGACACGATCGCCGCAATGATCATGACATTGAAGGTGGCAGGGATCGCAGTTCCATTGAATACCGCCTTTGGGTTGATCGCTGCATTTCTTTTAACCAGATTTGAATTCCCAGGAAAAAATATCCTTCTTACCATTATAGATTCTCCATTCGCGGTCTCTCCCGTAATTTCCGGCCTAATCTTCCTATTACTTTTTGGAAAACAAGGATGGATGGGAGACATATTAGAAGAATGGAATATTAAGATCGTATTCAATACTCCTGGACTAGTGATCGCTACGGTATTTATCACACTTCCATTTGTTGCGAGAGAATTAATCCCTCTCATGCAAAGCCAGGGAAAAGAAGAAGAGGAGGCGGGGATCTTACTCGGGGCTTCTCTTTACCAAACATTCATCAAAATTATCATCCCGAATATTAAATGGGGACTTTTATACGGACTTATACTTTGTAACGCGAGAGCCATGGGAGAATTCGGAGCGGTTTCGGTATTGTCCGGGCATATCCGAGGAAAGACCAATACATTGCCTTTACAGATAGAAATGTTGTATAATGAGTACAATTCGGTAGGAGCATTTTCCGCGGCATCGGTACTCGTATTTCTTTCTCTTCTTACCCTACTCTTAAAAACGATCTTGGAGAGAAATCTTCATCGAAAAGAAGAAATGGAGATCCCTGAAACGACAGGTCTCGGAAAAGAAAAAAATACAAACGCTCAGGTTTCCAAATCCTAG
- the lfb1 gene encoding LIC10280 family protein has product MFRSPKAKIIALFTVIALTVSFSYLSAQTLNVYGTYKVTGTNPNGSKYKGSVTITLNEDGSYNFEWSVGNSFSGTGTLSGNTLTVDWGDTYPVIYTVKNGGNRLEGTWGNGTGTEILSK; this is encoded by the coding sequence ATGTTTAGAAGTCCTAAAGCCAAAATTATTGCCTTATTTACCGTGATCGCTTTGACCGTTTCTTTCTCTTATTTGAGCGCTCAAACCTTGAACGTTTACGGAACTTATAAAGTGACTGGTACAAATCCTAATGGAAGTAAATACAAAGGAAGTGTTACCATTACTTTGAACGAGGACGGGTCTTACAATTTTGAATGGTCCGTAGGAAATAGTTTTTCCGGAACGGGTACTTTGAGCGGAAATACTTTAACAGTGGATTGGGGCGATACCTATCCTGTGATCTATACGGTCAAGAATGGAGGGAATCGATTAGAAGGAACTTGGGGGAACGGAACAGGTACTGAAATCCTTTCCAAATAA
- a CDS encoding TauD/TfdA family dioxygenase, whose protein sequence is MSATSLVQTSGKKKALVNKAKTSEEISKNLIEGLNLPIVYSPSSPEKADLKYLTGWIKKNHKEIQRDLLIYGAILFRGFNIGSSENFEKVALALDRNLSEAYLGTSPRDKKTKFVHTASELPSAYPIMQHAEMSFLNKPPKKLFFYAKLAPSKNGETPITDLRTVLREMPSHISEKVEKEGIRYIRHYDGPGASRYNLWKTKPWSEMFKTEDKKEAEKEIKKQSFTHEWLPGNKLRLINSQVGVRKHPIANSKAWHNHSQTFHIDSPRLEYKYILKRQKTLRGLAVYLILNLLTWIKKLFSKSEDLDVHATYGDGSEISNKDIKTIISIFWKNIQIFSWKKDDILYIDNYSVSHGRLPFVGPREIQVAWTE, encoded by the coding sequence ATGTCTGCGACTAGTCTTGTTCAAACTTCAGGGAAAAAGAAGGCCCTGGTCAATAAAGCAAAAACTTCTGAAGAAATTTCCAAAAACCTGATCGAAGGATTGAATCTTCCGATCGTTTATTCTCCCTCTTCTCCGGAGAAAGCGGATCTAAAATATCTAACGGGCTGGATCAAGAAAAATCATAAAGAAATACAAAGAGACCTTTTGATCTACGGCGCGATACTATTCAGAGGTTTTAATATAGGTTCTTCTGAAAATTTCGAAAAAGTCGCTCTTGCATTAGATCGCAATTTGTCCGAAGCATATTTGGGAACTTCTCCCAGAGATAAAAAAACGAAATTTGTTCATACCGCGAGCGAACTTCCTTCGGCTTATCCGATCATGCAACACGCGGAGATGAGCTTCTTAAATAAACCTCCTAAAAAACTTTTCTTTTATGCGAAACTAGCCCCTTCTAAAAACGGAGAAACTCCTATTACTGATCTAAGAACTGTCTTAAGGGAAATGCCTAGTCATATTTCGGAAAAAGTGGAAAAAGAAGGGATTAGGTATATTCGTCATTATGACGGTCCGGGAGCTTCTCGTTATAACCTTTGGAAGACCAAACCTTGGAGTGAAATGTTCAAAACCGAGGATAAAAAAGAAGCGGAGAAGGAGATAAAAAAACAGAGTTTCACTCATGAATGGCTGCCTGGAAATAAATTAAGATTAATTAATTCTCAAGTAGGCGTTAGAAAACATCCGATTGCAAACTCCAAGGCTTGGCATAACCATAGCCAGACATTCCATATCGATTCTCCTAGATTAGAATATAAATATATTCTAAAAAGACAGAAAACTTTAAGAGGGTTAGCAGTATATCTGATCCTAAACCTATTGACCTGGATAAAAAAACTATTCAGCAAATCGGAAGATCTGGACGTGCATGCAACCTACGGAGATGGATCAGAAATTTCTAATAAAGATATTAAGACCATTATAAGTATTTTCTGGAAGAATATCCAGATTTTCTCCTGGAAAAAAGATGATATTCTGTATATAGACAATTATTCCGTTTCTCACGGGAGACTTCCATTTGTAGGTCCGAGAGAAATACAGGTCGCCTGGACAGAATAA